From a single Ornithorhynchus anatinus isolate Pmale09 chromosome 4, mOrnAna1.pri.v4, whole genome shotgun sequence genomic region:
- the LOC103170926 gene encoding fibrinogen silencer-binding protein, whose protein sequence is MVGKARSSNFTLSEKLDLLKLVKPYVKILEEHTNKHSVIVEKNKCWDLIADNYNAVGVDRPPRTAQGLRTLYKRLKEYAKQELLQQRETQADYKSSVSEPTRKVVEMIPQLSSACLGKNSGPSANLDKDGYAGPSPPQVMLDHPPVAVAVTMELEQEEDIKPPPPMIIDLQQSEVLEQREEHESVQVMERSPSPSLSSVDMRMTLSPSSLPRRDDFLRHESGERFRPALGYDPQTLQMLKEEHQVILENQRKFGLYVQEKRDGLKRRQRLEEELLKAKIKVEKLKAVRLRRDLPDYNIL, encoded by the exons ATGGTCGGAAAGGCTAGGTCTTCGAATTTTACCTTATCCGAAAAGCTGGATCTGCTAAAGCTCGTGAAGCCGTACGTGAAGATTCTCGAAGAACATACCAATAAACACTCGGTGATAGTGGAGAAGAACAAATGTTGGGACCTCATAGCGGATAACTACAACGCCGTCGGAGTCGATCGCCCTCCTCGCACGGCTCAGGGCCTGCGCACCTTGTATAAAAGGCTCAAAGAATATGCCAAGCAGGAGCTGCTGCAGCAGAGGGAGACTCAGGCAGATTATAAAAGCAGTGTTTCCGAACCGACCAGGAAAGTTGTGGAGATGATCCCCCAGCTTTCCAGTGCCTGTCTTGGAAAAAACAGTGGACCGAG TGCCAACCTGGATAAGGATGGATATGCTGGGCCCAGTCCACCGCAGGTAATGTTGGATCACCCTCCTGTCGCTGTGGCAGTTACGATGGAATTGGAGCAAGAGGAAGATATTAAACCACCTCCTCCAATGATCATAGATttgcagcagagcgaagtgttAGAACAAAGAGAAGAGCATGAATCGGTCCAGGTCATGGAGcgatctccttccccttccctttcctctgttgACATGAGAATGACACTGTCGCCATCCTCTCTCCCGAGAAGAGATGATTTTTTAAGGCATGAGAGTGGCGAACGCTTTAGGCCTGCGTTAGGGTACGATCCGCAGACCCTGCAGATGTTAAAGGAGGAGCATCAGGTCATTTTAGAAAATCAAAGAAAATTTGGACTCTACGTCCAGGAAAAGAGGGATGGTTTGAAAAGAAGGCAGCGGCTCGAAGAAGAGTTACTAAAAGCAAAAATCAAAGTGGAGAAGCTGAAGGCCGTCCGTCTACGACGTGATCTTCCTGACTACAACATCCTCTAG